The stretch of DNA CCTGGCCGGAACATGGGGCGGATTGTCCTTCAGGGTATCCGACATGTCAGATCATTCATCAAGGATTTATAAAGGGGCGCTTGAGCATTTTTTCATAAAGATCGATATAATGCTGGGCGGTGACGGAATGGTTAAACGACTCGAGGCTCTCGGTCATAATTCGCGAGATTTCCTTTTTCCTTTTCAACTGCGACACATAGTAAAAATGAATGGCCTGATCGATCGCCCATAAAAATCCGTTGGCGTCCAGCACGTTAAACAGAAAGCCGTTGCCGGTTCCGCGTTTGATATCCAGGTGTTCCACCGTGTCGTGGATACCGCCGGTATCATGGGCCACGGGCAGGGAACCGTAAATCGGGCCGATCATCTGGGGCAGGCCGCAGGGTTCGAAGGCCGAAGGCATGAGGATGAAATCCGAGGCGGCATAGGCCAGCCGGGACAGCTGTTCATCAAAGTCGCAGACGGCCACCCGCTGATGAAGATTAAACTGGTTGACGATCTGCCGCAGGTAGGGCTGGAATTCCCCGTCGGCCACGAACACGATCTGCATGGGCAGCCCCCAGTACCGGGAGACCACATCGTAAAGGATATGGGCCATGAGCGGGCTGCTCTTCTGAATGCGGTCCAGCCGCGACGGCCAGAAAAACACCGGCGCGTGGGGATCTTCCAGCAGCCCCAGCCGCTGCTGGAGATAAATCTTGTTCTCCTCCTTGCCCTTGACATGGGTCTGGGCGTCATAGCGGCAGAACAGGTCCGGATCTTCGACCGGGTTATAAGACGGATCCGGGCTGTTTAAAATACCAACGGCGCAACCGGCGTACCATTTATTGGCCAGTTCCCGCTGAATCGACGGCTCCACGAAAGTGTGCCGGCCGTTGACGACTTCGGATAGAAAAGTGGGACTGACCGTGTTGACAAAATGGGAGGCGAAAATGCCGCTGGTCAGAAAATCCACCGGATTGGAGCCGCGGCTCTCTTCGTAATTGTATGGCGGCCGGGTGAGAAAAAGATGGTTCCAGAAGGAAGCGATATCGATCCCCCGGTCCTCGATTTCCGCCATGGTCCGCTTAACGGTAAAAATGTTATGAATCGTGAACAGGCAGGGGATCTCCAGGGCCCGGGCCATGGCCGGTATCAGGCCGGTCATCCAGTCGTTACAGTGAATCAGGTCGGGCTTGACCACGGGGACGATATTGTTGATCACTTCCCGCTGAAAAGCCAGTGCGATCTTGATGTTTTCCATGGAAGAGCGGGAATAAACGGTGTCCATATAGAAAAACGCCCGGTCCCGGGCCAGATGGATCCGGTTTTCCGGCATCTTCTTTTTAATATTTTTGAATTCCTTTAACAGAACCGGGTCGGCGTTGCCGTCAAATATGGTCCGATAATCCGGCAGGGCCACATGCACGTCCCCGCCCTGTTTAAACAGCGCGCTGATCAGAGCCGCGGACACATCCGCCAGTCCGCCGGCCTTGGCAGTCAGGTTATTGGTGCCATTGCCCATCCCCTGGGGAAGGTAGGTAACTTCCGGGGTTACCACCAGCACCCGCGGTTTCTTATCCTTCTGTTCCACCATCACCTAACCACTTAATAACTTAACCACTTAACCACTTAACCACTTAACCACTTAATCACTTAATC from Thermodesulfobacteriota bacterium encodes:
- a CDS encoding glycogen/starch synthase, with the protein product MVEQKDKKPRVLVVTPEVTYLPQGMGNGTNNLTAKAGGLADVSAALISALFKQGGDVHVALPDYRTIFDGNADPVLLKEFKNIKKKMPENRIHLARDRAFFYMDTVYSRSSMENIKIALAFQREVINNIVPVVKPDLIHCNDWMTGLIPAMARALEIPCLFTIHNIFTVKRTMAEIEDRGIDIASFWNHLFLTRPPYNYEESRGSNPVDFLTSGIFASHFVNTVSPTFLSEVVNGRHTFVEPSIQRELANKWYAGCAVGILNSPDPSYNPVEDPDLFCRYDAQTHVKGKEENKIYLQQRLGLLEDPHAPVFFWPSRLDRIQKSSPLMAHILYDVVSRYWGLPMQIVFVADGEFQPYLRQIVNQFNLHQRVAVCDFDEQLSRLAYAASDFILMPSAFEPCGLPQMIGPIYGSLPVAHDTGGIHDTVEHLDIKRGTGNGFLFNVLDANGFLWAIDQAIHFYYVSQLKRKKEISRIMTESLESFNHSVTAQHYIDLYEKMLKRPFINP